A single genomic interval of Oryza sativa Japonica Group chromosome 7, ASM3414082v1 harbors:
- the LOC4344337 gene encoding nitrate regulatory gene2 protein has protein sequence MGVAPSKIEDDRALVLCQERKRFVREAIDGRCALAAAHCDYIRSLRDTGFLLRKCFEHEASEESIPNNKSPSSFQASHMKAAMNSIRTYLEKVATPVTVTMVSASSQDPTGTSPLDHFDQIHPGDNQFSPKEKDRSGQCLDKVDDPRPFLEEGIPELEEEGERTPSNEEDGFAESKDDFANEEENFSESNDAFLSPSIETFVPVSNSNDVSDKNSSTDKAPEHHGHGSVASKDIALPNTGCQNDNPQNERRMTDIHTNENYSNSAVSPVNVVPPSGAAFPMVSKEPYPYLSISVKGLYTGMVEIERLFSRACDSGKEVTRVLDEDKLQFRALLPQETARGSASSSFLSTLFACCREDVPLPETPSQAEVKYLTWHRSVSSQLSLSRNPPGAITVMHTSTLDKLYAWEEKLYDEVKVNSAICRRYDEKCKQLRDQESRGKNQILVDFTRATVKDLHSRILVAIQKIDFISKNIEDIRDKELQPQLDELIRSLTRMWETMLECHHLQLAIMKLVSSKRSVKLSFQSESECQDALLLSAKLIKLCSDFQNWVASHKVYLSSLNLWLHKCMKPLKKRKGSRKQNVVDVSLTECAVAPIFTTCEIWIKLIDDLLTNELVKAIENLVADVGRSFPHQEQVLNGETGGEILRNNAPADVQSSLMAFLEKLEAFSAVSLQKYIDLQKNIDEAKDRFSRED, from the exons ATGGGGGTGGCGCCTTCTAAGATTGAGGATGATAGGGCCCTCGTGTTATGCCAGGAGAGGAAGCGTTTCGTCAGAGAAGCAATCGACGGAAGATGCGCACTTGCAGCTGCTCACTGTGATTATATTCGGTCACTGAGAGACACTGGCTTTCTGCTAAGGAAATGTTTTGAACATGAAGCATCTGAAGAATCGATACCAAATAATAAATCGCCGTCTTCTTTTCAGGCCAGTCATATGAAAGCTGCCATGAATTCCATTAGAACTTATCTGGAGAAGGTGGCAACTCCTGTGACAGTGACTATGGTCAGTGCCTCATCTCAAGATCCTACTGGTACTTCACCATTGGAccattttgaccaaattcaccCAGGTGACAACCAGTTTTCACCTAAAGAAAAGGATAGATCTGGCCAATGTTTGGACAAGGTGGATGATCCTAGACCCTTCCTAGAGGAGGGAATCCCAGAGCtcgaagaggaaggggagagaacTCCTTCGAATGAGGAGGATGGTTTTGCAGAATCAAAAGATGATTTTGCAAATGAGGAAGAGAATTTCTCTGAATCAAATGATGCTTTCCTCAGTCCATCCATTGAAACGTTTGTGCCAGTGTCAAACAGCAACGACGTGTCTGATAAAAATAGTTCAACAGACAAGGCACCTGAGCATCATGGTCATGGAAGTGTGGCATCAAAAGATATTGCTTTACCAAATACTGGTTGCCAAAATGATAACCCCCAAAATGAGAGGAGAATGACTGACATTCACACAAATGAAAATTATAGCAATTCTGCTGTGTCCCCAGTTAATGTCGTACCACCTTCAGGTGCTGCCTTTCCTATGGTCTCAAAGGAACCGTATCCTTATTTAAGCATATCTGTGAAGGGCCTATATACAGGCATGGTAGAGATTGAGAGATTATTTTCCAGAGCTTGTGATTCGGGAAAAGAAGTCACAAGGGTTCTCGATGAAGATAAATTACAGTTTCGCGCCCTACTACCACAAGAAACAG CGCGTGGATCAGCATCATCTAGTTTTCTGTCAACATTGTTTGCCTGCTGCAGGGAGGATGTCCCTCTTCCTGAAA CTCCTTCTCAAGCTGAGGTAAAATACCTTACCTGGCATAGGTCAGTGTCTTCACAGTTGTCGCTGTCTAGAAATCCTCCTGGGGCTATTACTGTCATGCATACCTCAACACTAGATAAACTGTATGCATGGGAGGAAAAGCTTTATGATGAAGTCAAG GTCAACAGTGCCATATGCAGGAGATATGATGAGAAATGCAAGCAACTGAGAGACCAGGAGTCGAGAGGGAAAAATCAAATTCTTGTTGATTTTACCCGCGCTACTGTAAAGGATTTGCATTCCAGAATTCTAGTGGCTATTCAGAAAATAGACTTCATTTCTAAGAACATAGAAGACATAAGAGATAAAGAGCTTCAACCACAGTTGGATGAACTAATCAGAAG TTTAACTAGGATGTGGGAAACAATGCTTGAGTGCCATCATCTTCAACTTGCAATCATGAAGCTAGTATCCAGCAAACGGAGTGTAAAATTATCATTTCAGTCAGAGTCTGAATGCCAAGATGCCCTTCTCCTCTCAGCTAAGCTAATTAAATTATGTTCAGACTTCCAAAACTGGGTGGCATCACACAAGGTTTACCTGTCTAGCCTTAACTTATGGCTGCACAAGTGCATGAAACCGCTGAAGAAGAGGAAGGGCTCCAGGAAGCAAAATGTTGTTGATGTTTCTCTAACAGAATGTGCTGTTGCACCCATATTTACAACTTGCGAAATCTGGATTAAATTAATTGACGATTTACTGACCAATGAGTTGGTGAAAGCCATTGAAAATCTCGTTGCAGATGTCGGCCGTTCCTTTCCGCACCAAGAGCAGGTGCTAAATGGTGAAACAGGAGGAGAAATCCTGAGAAATAATGCCCCTGCTGATGTACAGTCAAGTCTGATGGCATTCTTAGAGAAGCTTGAAGCCTTTTCAGCAGTTTCACTGCAGAAGTATATTGATCTGCAGAAAAACATCGACGAGGCAAAGGATAGGTTTTCGAGAGAAGATTAA